From the genome of Acidaminococcus sp.:
GTTTTGTCGGGGCCAACGACACATTCCTCCGCTATTTCAATCTTTCTTCAATCGAGGATATCCGGGGAAAAACGGAAGAAGAAGTAGGGTGGAGCGTAGAATTTGATCCTACCGATGATGAACAGAATATGCTTCTTGGTAAATTTTCCTTTGTGGCAGAAAAGAAAATGCATTCTATGACCAAGGGTATGATCCGTACGATTATGATGAATAAGATTTCTCTCATTCAAGAGGGAAAAATTGTCGGCATCCTTTCCTGGTTCCACGATGTGACTGAATCCACAGTGGCCCAGGAACAGCTGAAGAAGCAGAGCTATATTGATGCTTTGACGGGCGCCCTGAACTACCAGGGCTTCAAGGAAGCGCAAAGACAATTTAGGGAAAGTTATCAAAAATGGGGAATTGATTTTGCCCTTTTCTATACGGATCTCGACGACTTTAAGCAGTGCAATGATGAGTACGGTCACAGTTTCGGAAACCTGGTCCTGCAGGAAGTTGTAAAGCGCCTGCAGAAGATTTTCTGCCATAACGGTGTCGTCGGCCGCATGGGAGGCGATGAATTCGTTGCCCTTTTGCCTGTCGTGGACGCAGCGGAAGGTAAACGTATGGTAAAAGAAATCCGGCACGCCATCGACGCTCCCCTGACTATCAATGGAAAGACTTATTTTGGAGGAATCTCCGTGGGTGTAGCCTATTATTCTGAGGCCGGCGACATGGAAAAAATGATGAAGATTTCTGACCACCGCATGTATGAAGATAAGACAAGTCATAAAGAAGCACGGGGATTCAAGCCTGCTTATGGGTACACGTCCACCGTGGAAGGAAGTTGAAATGATATTGCACCACAAACTCTGTCAAAAGATTCTCTGGAGTCTGACGCTTGCAGCACTGCCGCTGTATGCGTCAGGAATCGCTTACGCCGGCGCTTCCCGGGAGGATGAGGCTCGCCGCGTGGGTTTGGCACTTTCCAAAGACGACGCACCTGAGATGCAGGAACGCCTCCGGGAAAATCTTGACCAGTTTACGAATCTTTCAAGAATTACAGTACGGGAGTCCGCTATGGTGAGCGTCCTTGAAAAGGAGTACAAGAGGGCCCTTGCAACCTATAACAGTGCCCAAAAGGCACTGGAGGAAACGGAAAAAAAGAAAATCTATGCGTCCCTTCAGGGCGGAGATGAAACGACCATGGCTTCGCTTGAACGAGAGGCGGCCAAACGGGACAAGACACTTGCTGAAGCAAGCGTGCGCCTTGCCCTTATTAAGAGGCGTCTCGAACCGGCCCGTGCCCAGCTTCAGGCCCTGACGCAAAAGCGGGATGCCCTGCTCGATTCCATGGCAGGACTCGTTCCAGCTGCTTCAGGAGCAAGCAGCAGTTCGATTCTCATCAAAGAACAGAAGGAAAACCACAAGGATAATGTATCTACTGCATCCAATGCATCGCCGGCAGTGGCTGCGGGCCCTGTGCCTACGGAGGAACTGAAGGAACTCTCTAAGCAGCAGGCAAATTATACGCAGGAATTGGCGGATCTTGGGTATTACGAGGAAAAACGGGCTAATGATATGGCCGTTCTCGAAACGCCGGATCCTGCTGTCGATGTATCGAAAAAATTCAAGATTGACGGGGAAATCCGGATTGATAACAACGATACGTCGAATCACAGTGCCATTGATCCGGAGCGGCATACAAAGCAATTCCCGGACGACAGGCTGCGCGCCCGTGCCCGGATTTATATGGATTACAACATTGATGATAACTGGCACGCTGTGGGAATGCTCGAAAGCGAGAAGGCTTTCCATGGTGATGACAGCATGGACGGCACCATTGATCTTGACCGCTATTATCTCAAG
Proteins encoded in this window:
- a CDS encoding sensor domain-containing diguanylate cyclase is translated as MIVYWKDTKGRFVGANDTFLRYFNLSSIEDIRGKTEEEVGWSVEFDPTDDEQNMLLGKFSFVAEKKMHSMTKGMIRTIMMNKISLIQEGKIVGILSWFHDVTESTVAQEQLKKQSYIDALTGALNYQGFKEAQRQFRESYQKWGIDFALFYTDLDDFKQCNDEYGHSFGNLVLQEVVKRLQKIFCHNGVVGRMGGDEFVALLPVVDAAEGKRMVKEIRHAIDAPLTINGKTYFGGISVGVAYYSEAGDMEKMMKISDHRMYEDKTSHKEARGFKPAYGYTSTVEGS